From Ochotona princeps isolate mOchPri1 chromosome X, mOchPri1.hap1, whole genome shotgun sequence, one genomic window encodes:
- the LOC131478561 gene encoding heterogeneous nuclear ribonucleoproteins C1/C2-like: MKNDKSEEEQSSSSLKKDETNVKMESEGGADDSAEEGDLLDDDDNEDRGDDQLELIKDDEKEAEEGEDDRDSANGQDDS; the protein is encoded by the coding sequence ATGAAGAATGATAAGTCAGaagaggagcagagcagcagctcCCTGAAGAAAGATGAGACTAATGTGAAGATGGAGTCTGAGGGGGGTGCAGATGACTCTGCTGAGGAGGGGGACCTActggatgatgatgataatgaagaTCGGGGTGATGACCAGCTGGAGTTGATCAAGGATGATGAAAAAGAGGCTGAGGAAGGAGAGGATGACAGAGACAGCGCCAATGGCCAGGATGACTCTTAA